One genomic segment of Nocardia spumae includes these proteins:
- a CDS encoding VOC family protein, producing the protein MTRENPEFQLRGFNHVALVCSDMARTVEFYTGVLGMPLIKTLDLPDGQGQHFFFDAGGGNSLAFFWFPDAPEPVPGISAPVAVPGFGEWSSAIGSLNHVAFDVPADKFDEYRAELKAKGIKVAPVVNHDESPTQVATTMHPGVYVRSFYFQDPDGILLEFACWMRDFTEADVAHAPRTRADRTLTA; encoded by the coding sequence ATGACGCGAGAGAATCCAGAATTTCAGCTCAGGGGCTTCAATCATGTCGCGCTGGTCTGTTCCGACATGGCGCGAACGGTCGAGTTCTACACCGGAGTCCTGGGGATGCCGTTGATCAAGACGCTGGACCTCCCCGACGGACAGGGCCAGCATTTCTTCTTCGATGCCGGCGGCGGAAACTCCCTGGCGTTCTTCTGGTTTCCCGACGCCCCCGAACCGGTCCCCGGCATCTCCGCGCCGGTCGCCGTGCCCGGATTCGGCGAATGGTCCAGCGCCATCGGCTCACTCAACCACGTCGCCTTCGACGTCCCCGCGGACAAGTTCGACGAGTACCGCGCCGAACTCAAGGCCAAGGGCATCAAGGTCGCCCCCGTCGTCAATCACGACGAAAGCCCGACGCAGGTCGCCACCACCATGCACCCCGGCGTCTACGTCCGCTCGTTCTACTTCCAGGATCCGGACGGGATTCTGCTCGAATTCGCTTGCTGGATGCGCGATTTCACCGAGGCGGACGTGGCGCACGCACCGCGGACCCGGGCCGACCGCACCCTGACCGCCTGA
- a CDS encoding TetR/AcrR family transcriptional regulator: MTERARPTIRGRETLAAIEAAARKVIADKGFLKMTIPDIAKEAGRSPASFYNYFDSKEDLLAHWAEEFKVEASRRARPAYGPGLSHRERVARSVQAHWDTYRERLAEMVGVSQLAMVNDEFARYWRELCDDAVAGIAESIVRAQDEGYCPDLVPRVTASAIVSMLNQFCYDHLAGGAPDVDDDEAVAALTDIWYRAIYWKPADRV, encoded by the coding sequence ATGACCGAACGTGCGCGCCCGACGATTCGTGGCCGGGAGACCTTGGCCGCGATCGAAGCTGCGGCACGAAAGGTGATCGCCGACAAAGGCTTTCTCAAGATGACGATTCCGGACATCGCCAAGGAAGCGGGGCGTTCGCCCGCCTCGTTCTACAACTACTTCGACTCCAAGGAAGACCTGCTCGCACACTGGGCCGAGGAGTTCAAGGTCGAGGCGAGCCGTCGTGCGCGGCCCGCATACGGTCCTGGTCTGTCGCATCGGGAACGAGTCGCGCGGTCCGTGCAGGCGCATTGGGACACCTATCGGGAGCGCCTCGCCGAGATGGTCGGCGTCAGCCAGTTGGCGATGGTCAACGACGAGTTCGCCCGATACTGGCGCGAACTCTGTGACGACGCGGTGGCCGGCATCGCGGAATCCATCGTGCGTGCGCAGGACGAGGGCTACTGCCCGGACCTGGTGCCGCGGGTCACGGCCTCGGCGATCGTGTCCATGCTCAATCAGTTCTGTTACGACCACCTCGCCGGTGGTGCTCCCGACGTCGACGACGACGAGGCTGTCGCCGCGCTCACCGACATCTGGTACCGCGCCATCTACTGGAAGCCCGCCGACCGGGTCTGA
- a CDS encoding class I adenylate-forming enzyme family protein, which produces MQSWIHVLEWRAIGRRDRPALRDADNAYTYGELLAEVERRAGGWAALGIGSGDVVAVIARNSAAYLIQALALMRAGALPALINWRLSAHELTPLLAMLDPAAVLAGPDLVSTVDAAELPHRVEARVVLAGQGDDGWRPEATAAAPPRPVERLTSDSVFALMHTSGTTGRPKLIPLDHGSLIRSLSGFALDIGDQVTGSRHLQIMPLFHLAGFAQAMQVMLTAGTLTVHDTFDAAAVVDTIEAEGIEFFTAGPTLIDMLVDEVRSRDHRPDLSALVEIQYGSAPITPALLRAAVETLGCRFRQIYGGTECQSFVSQLLPHDHTPESPYLTSAGQLTLGWEARVTAPDGTDVAAGEPGELLIRSENLFPGYWGDQDATDAAFTDGGWYRTGDIARLTADRYLFIVDRAKDMVISGGENIYPAEVEFALAEHPDVAEVAVIGLPDGRWGQRVHAVVVPNSGTTVTEADLVQWCRGRLAHFKCPRSVEFADELPRGATGKVLKAELRAGHR; this is translated from the coding sequence ATGCAGAGCTGGATACACGTGCTGGAGTGGCGGGCCATCGGGCGGCGCGACCGGCCCGCGCTGCGCGACGCCGACAACGCCTACACCTACGGCGAACTCCTCGCCGAAGTCGAGCGGCGGGCCGGTGGCTGGGCCGCGCTGGGCATCGGCTCAGGTGATGTGGTCGCGGTCATCGCACGCAACAGCGCGGCCTACCTCATCCAAGCGCTGGCCCTGATGCGGGCCGGGGCGCTCCCCGCCCTGATCAACTGGCGGCTGTCCGCACACGAGTTGACGCCGCTGCTCGCCATGCTCGATCCGGCGGCGGTACTGGCCGGCCCGGATCTGGTCTCCACGGTGGATGCCGCCGAACTCCCCCATCGGGTCGAGGCCAGGGTCGTACTCGCCGGCCAGGGAGACGACGGCTGGCGACCGGAGGCCACCGCGGCCGCACCGCCGCGCCCGGTCGAGCGGCTCACCTCCGATTCGGTGTTCGCGCTGATGCACACCAGCGGAACCACCGGTCGGCCCAAGCTCATCCCGCTCGATCACGGATCGCTCATCCGGTCACTGTCCGGCTTCGCCCTCGATATCGGCGACCAGGTCACCGGATCGCGGCACCTGCAGATCATGCCGCTGTTCCACCTGGCCGGCTTCGCCCAGGCGATGCAGGTCATGCTGACCGCGGGGACGCTGACCGTGCACGACACCTTCGACGCCGCCGCGGTGGTGGACACGATCGAAGCCGAGGGCATCGAGTTCTTCACCGCCGGACCGACTCTCATCGATATGCTCGTCGACGAGGTCCGCTCCCGCGACCACCGGCCCGACCTGTCCGCGCTCGTGGAAATCCAGTACGGCTCGGCACCGATCACCCCTGCCCTGCTGCGCGCGGCCGTGGAAACCCTCGGCTGCCGGTTCCGGCAGATCTACGGCGGCACCGAATGCCAGTCGTTCGTGAGCCAACTGCTTCCACACGACCACACCCCCGAGAGCCCGTATCTGACGAGCGCCGGCCAGCTCACCCTCGGCTGGGAGGCCAGGGTGACAGCCCCGGACGGCACCGATGTGGCGGCCGGCGAGCCGGGCGAACTGCTCATCCGCAGCGAGAATCTGTTCCCCGGGTATTGGGGCGATCAGGACGCGACCGATGCGGCCTTCACCGACGGCGGCTGGTACCGCACCGGCGATATCGCCCGGCTCACCGCCGATCGGTATCTGTTCATCGTCGACCGCGCCAAGGACATGGTGATCAGCGGCGGCGAGAACATCTACCCCGCCGAGGTCGAGTTCGCGCTGGCCGAGCACCCCGACGTCGCCGAGGTCGCCGTGATCGGTCTCCCCGACGGGAGATGGGGCCAGCGCGTACACGCCGTCGTGGTCCCGAACAGCGGCACGACGGTGACCGAGGCGGATCTCGTTCAGTGGTGCCGTGGGCGGCTGGCGCACTTCAAGTGCCCGCGTTCGGTGGAATTCGCCGACGAGCTGCCGCGGGGCGCGACCGGCAAAGTGCTCAAGGCCGAACTGCGCGCCGGACACCGATAA
- a CDS encoding TetR/AcrR family transcriptional regulator yields the protein MARTARGRATREAFREGARRVFTRDGYLNARLSDIAAEADRSPALLYQHYDGKEALLAELAEDFSEKLQAKIAEPYRSGLTPIAALREAIRLFWLHYREHLAEVIGISQAAMIDPAFAARWREIHRSATELIARDIRAAQSAGYCPGLHPEIAASALTAMIEQFCLTWQYQNDDPHIELTDETAVETLWQLWGHAVYWTDPLPATSTAR from the coding sequence ATGGCCAGGACAGCGCGCGGCCGCGCGACGCGAGAAGCGTTCCGGGAGGGTGCCCGCCGGGTCTTCACCCGGGACGGCTACCTCAACGCCCGCTTGAGCGATATCGCCGCCGAAGCGGACCGATCGCCCGCGTTGCTCTACCAGCACTACGACGGCAAGGAAGCACTGCTGGCGGAGCTCGCCGAAGACTTCAGCGAAAAGCTCCAGGCCAAGATCGCCGAGCCCTACCGCAGCGGCCTCACCCCGATCGCCGCGCTGCGGGAGGCGATCCGGTTGTTCTGGCTGCACTACCGCGAACATCTGGCCGAGGTCATCGGAATCAGCCAGGCCGCGATGATCGACCCCGCGTTCGCGGCCCGGTGGCGCGAGATCCACCGCAGCGCAACAGAACTCATCGCGCGCGACATTCGCGCGGCCCAGTCCGCGGGGTACTGCCCCGGCCTGCATCCCGAGATCGCCGCGTCCGCACTGACCGCCATGATCGAACAGTTCTGCCTCACCTGGCAGTACCAGAACGACGACCCCCACATCGAGCTCACCGACGAGACCGCCGTCGAGACGCTGTGGCAGCTGTGGGGTCACGCGGTGTACTGGACCGACCCGCTCCCGGCGACCTCGACCGCCAGGTGA